The Paenibacillus sp. MBLB1832 genome has a window encoding:
- a CDS encoding C39 family peptidase: MRIIWQGLKVTFGLFLVAGLTFASSVFAVLLYAKATGKEPAFFASNPVVLAADQPVATTKATVKPTPAPATPQIKKSAMLDVPLIEQLPELPAGCEITSLTMLLQYYGVNKSKMELVAEMPRDNTPASLNADGSIGYWGNPNTGFVGDVTRKLRGFGIYHAGLFPLLKQYVPTALDLTGKSFELYEKQIANGIPVIVWTTIDYNKPYKWVTWDTPIGPIQTTYSEHAVVLVGYDESNVYLNDPLSGTKQVKVSKAQFLDSWSEMGKQGLTYMNK, from the coding sequence ATTTGGATTGTTTCTCGTTGCGGGGCTCACGTTCGCAAGCAGTGTTTTTGCTGTCTTGCTTTATGCCAAAGCAACGGGAAAAGAGCCTGCCTTCTTCGCATCCAATCCAGTAGTCCTTGCTGCTGATCAACCTGTGGCAACGACGAAGGCGACTGTGAAACCAACACCAGCGCCTGCAACACCACAGATTAAGAAGTCAGCGATGCTGGATGTGCCTCTGATTGAACAGTTGCCTGAATTGCCTGCTGGCTGTGAGATCACAAGCTTAACGATGCTCTTGCAGTATTATGGCGTCAATAAATCAAAGATGGAGCTTGTGGCTGAAATGCCGCGAGATAACACGCCTGCGTCGTTGAATGCAGACGGTTCGATCGGGTATTGGGGAAATCCGAACACTGGTTTCGTTGGCGATGTGACACGCAAGCTAAGAGGATTCGGCATTTATCACGCAGGTTTATTCCCACTTCTTAAGCAATATGTTCCTACGGCTTTAGATCTGACGGGTAAAAGCTTTGAGTTGTACGAGAAGCAAATTGCAAACGGCATTCCTGTCATTGTTTGGACAACAATTGATTATAATAAACCGTATAAATGGGTAACCTGGGATACGCCGATTGGACCGATTCAGACGACTTATTCCGAGCACGCAGTCGTGCTTGTTGGCTATGATGAATCTAATGTGTATCTCAATGATCCTTTGAGTGGTACCAAGCAAGTGAAAGTGAGTAAAGCCCAATTTCTTGACAGTTGGTCAGAGATGGGGAAACAAGGCCTAACCTATATGAACAAATAG
- a CDS encoding CoA-binding protein, with protein sequence MTFQNPSREEIKALLAHSGNIAVVGLSDKPDRTSYMVSAAMQSRGYRIIPVNPNADKILGETCYASLSDIPEPVDIVNVFRRADQTVPVAEEAVKIGAKVFWLQLDILNEEAGRIASDGGLTVIMDRCIKVEDAILNPRNN encoded by the coding sequence ATGACATTTCAGAATCCATCCAGGGAAGAAATCAAAGCGTTGCTAGCGCATTCAGGAAATATTGCTGTCGTCGGTTTATCAGACAAACCAGATCGCACGTCCTACATGGTTTCGGCAGCCATGCAAAGCCGAGGCTACCGAATTATCCCTGTTAATCCGAATGCAGATAAAATTCTCGGTGAGACTTGCTACGCTTCCTTATCAGATATTCCTGAACCTGTCGATATCGTCAATGTGTTTCGTCGGGCAGATCAAACTGTGCCAGTAGCGGAAGAAGCCGTTAAAATCGGGGCGAAAGTATTCTGGTTGCAGCTTGATATCTTGAACGAAGAAGCAGGGCGCATTGCCAGTGATGGGGGTTTGACTGTAATTATGGATCGGTGTATTAAGGTCGAAGACGCCATTTTGAATCCACGGAACAACTAG
- a CDS encoding glucose PTS transporter subunit IIA, with the protein MNWMGNLQQLGRSLMLPTIALPIAAVLLRLGDLPWDVIHASGFGDMLLLAGNTIFDYLPIIFAVGVALGLTESAGIAGLSAMLGYFMFTRLIEHGIGPQFQLGVSGGILIGLLAAIIYHRCKEIKLPEYIQFFGGPRMVPLVMGLSTLIVSYVMIAIGPTLETLMSKISSGLLGLGGFGAFIYGIAHRLLVPSGLHHILNNFFWFQVGEYQSPSGDQVYGDLPRYFAGDPTAGMYMAGLYPIMMFALPAIAFAIIGEAREDLKPKIKATFLTAALASFLTGVTEPIEFAFLFVAPYLFVIHAILSGAAMWIAYELNIHHGFSYSAGAIDYIINLHLSHNGFLLIPIGLVYGLLYYFLFRWAIQKFQIPTPGREEGSSLEEWAGDIPYRSPLILQALGGKDNIKKIEACITRLRLTLVNDRLMDITALRHLGAAGVIRLGGGNVQVVFGTFSELIREEIMKVLRKDIHVVLFTSPMQGRMIPIEEVPDRIFASRLVGNGVAFIPEKGELVSPVAGKIMHIYPTMHALGILTDEGLEVLLHIGIDTSSLPGKCFNAVVKEGDRVEAGQLLVKFNYNKVKKFASSLATPMIITNPDIVKSWSFAPFKPVKKGQGSVMSVVLKPTKSEGGTNG; encoded by the coding sequence TTGAACTGGATGGGGAACTTACAACAGCTTGGCCGCTCATTAATGCTGCCTACCATTGCGCTACCTATTGCTGCTGTGCTGCTTCGTCTCGGTGACTTGCCTTGGGATGTCATTCATGCTTCTGGCTTTGGGGACATGCTATTGCTGGCTGGGAATACCATATTTGATTATTTACCTATCATTTTTGCCGTTGGTGTGGCATTGGGGCTAACAGAGAGTGCTGGCATCGCTGGATTATCGGCCATGTTGGGCTATTTTATGTTTACTCGACTGATCGAGCATGGAATAGGCCCGCAATTTCAACTAGGGGTTTCTGGCGGTATTCTGATCGGCTTGCTAGCTGCCATCATTTATCATCGCTGTAAAGAGATTAAGCTACCCGAATACATACAATTTTTCGGTGGACCGCGCATGGTTCCGCTGGTGATGGGGCTTTCAACGCTCATTGTTTCATATGTCATGATTGCAATTGGCCCCACGTTAGAGACGCTGATGAGCAAGATATCCAGCGGATTGCTTGGACTAGGCGGTTTCGGTGCATTCATCTATGGTATAGCTCATCGTTTGCTTGTACCATCGGGCCTACATCATATCCTGAACAACTTCTTTTGGTTTCAAGTCGGCGAATACCAATCACCTTCAGGCGATCAAGTGTATGGTGATCTGCCGCGCTACTTTGCGGGTGATCCCACTGCTGGCATGTATATGGCAGGCTTGTATCCCATCATGATGTTTGCTCTGCCTGCCATCGCTTTTGCGATCATTGGCGAAGCGAGGGAAGATTTAAAGCCGAAGATTAAGGCCACTTTCCTGACAGCGGCATTGGCATCTTTTTTAACAGGTGTTACAGAGCCGATCGAATTTGCTTTTCTTTTCGTAGCTCCGTATCTGTTTGTGATACATGCCATCCTGTCAGGTGCTGCGATGTGGATCGCTTATGAGTTGAATATCCACCATGGCTTCTCATACTCAGCGGGCGCGATCGATTACATCATCAACTTACACTTATCCCATAACGGTTTCTTGTTAATTCCGATTGGGTTGGTTTATGGACTACTGTATTATTTTCTATTTCGTTGGGCGATCCAGAAGTTCCAAATCCCTACACCAGGCAGGGAGGAAGGCTCTTCGTTGGAAGAGTGGGCGGGAGATATTCCGTATCGTTCCCCATTAATTTTGCAGGCACTTGGCGGCAAAGACAATATTAAGAAGATTGAAGCCTGCATTACCCGATTGCGACTTACGCTTGTTAATGATCGTTTGATGGACATCACGGCATTACGACACTTAGGAGCAGCAGGCGTCATACGTCTTGGAGGAGGCAATGTTCAAGTCGTGTTTGGAACATTTTCAGAGCTAATTCGCGAAGAGATTATGAAAGTTTTACGTAAAGATATTCATGTTGTGCTATTTACTTCACCGATGCAGGGCCGCATGATTCCGATCGAGGAAGTGCCTGATCGCATTTTTGCCTCCCGCTTAGTCGGGAATGGGGTTGCGTTTATTCCTGAAAAAGGAGAACTCGTTTCGCCTGTGGCAGGTAAAATCATGCACATTTATCCAACCATGCATGCGTTAGGGATTTTGACCGATGAAGGGCTTGAGGTACTGCTGCACATTGGTATCGATACGTCCAGTCTACCTGGGAAATGTTTCAATGCGGTAGTGAAGGAAGGCGATCGCGTGGAAGCAGGTCAGCTGCTCGTGAAATTTAATTATAACAAAGTGAAGAAATTCGCTTCTTCCTTGGCGACGCCGATGATTATTACGAATCCAGACATTGTGAAGTCATGGAGCTTTGCGCCATTTAAGCCTGTGAAGAAAGGTCAAGGCTCTGTTATGTCCGTAGTGCTGAAACCAACTAAATCCGAAGGGGGGACGAACGGATGA
- the ptsP gene encoding phosphoenolpyruvate--protein phosphotransferase: MIRGVGASSGIAMGKAFVIPTWEWDFPEKMIDVTDLAYEFERLYDGIRSSKDELELIKQEIKEVVGQEQAYIFDAHLAILEDPIFMNEIQGIIELQYKAAEVAVKEVIDKFVGMFNLIDDEYMKERALDIKDVGNRLLKHLLGDTNTTVPPVDHPYILVAKELTPSQLAHLDPSNVLGLLTILGGTHSHVSIMARAMSVPYVLGLEGKLLRPIQNGDFLIIDGQEGTLYINPDKITIERYQARKQNWLEFKESLQEIADVAPLTLDKSLVNLHANINSVMEIDQVLRNGASGVGLFRTEYVYMDRDSLPSEEEQFEVYRHAAIQLKGRPIIIRTLDIGGDKKLDYMPLAKEDNPFLGYRAIRISLDRTDLFMTQLRAILRASHYGNVKIMYPMITSLGEVRRAKELLEKAKMDLSALGIPFNANIEVGLTIEVPAAAIIADVLAREVNFISIGTNDLVQYVLAVDRMNENIAHLYNPYHPAVIRLLKSVIDAAKRVGIPVGVCGEMAADIRALPIWLGLGIEELSISVQTLLQVKHRLLSSDSAACKELVDRILLCGTSDEIINLLAQTEQTESIIGGN; the protein is encoded by the coding sequence ATGATTAGAGGCGTAGGCGCATCATCAGGGATTGCGATGGGGAAAGCATTTGTCATTCCAACATGGGAGTGGGACTTTCCAGAGAAAATGATCGATGTCACCGATTTAGCGTATGAATTCGAGCGTTTATATGATGGCATCCGGTCTTCCAAGGATGAGTTGGAGCTCATCAAGCAAGAGATCAAAGAGGTTGTTGGGCAGGAGCAAGCGTATATTTTTGACGCGCATTTGGCTATTCTGGAAGATCCCATTTTCATGAATGAGATCCAAGGCATTATTGAATTGCAGTACAAAGCTGCTGAGGTTGCGGTTAAGGAAGTCATTGATAAATTCGTCGGGATGTTTAATCTAATCGATGATGAATACATGAAGGAAAGAGCGCTGGACATCAAAGATGTCGGCAATCGACTCCTCAAGCATCTATTAGGGGATACGAACACGACAGTGCCGCCCGTTGACCATCCATACATCCTTGTTGCCAAAGAACTGACGCCTTCACAGCTCGCCCATTTGGACCCATCGAACGTGTTGGGGCTGCTGACCATCTTAGGAGGTACGCATTCCCATGTATCGATCATGGCTAGGGCTATGTCCGTTCCTTATGTGTTAGGGCTGGAAGGCAAGCTGCTTCGACCTATTCAAAATGGCGATTTCCTCATTATCGATGGTCAAGAAGGCACGTTGTATATTAATCCGGATAAAATCACGATCGAACGCTACCAAGCACGTAAACAAAATTGGCTGGAATTCAAAGAAAGCTTGCAAGAGATTGCGGATGTTGCACCGTTGACCTTGGATAAGAGCTTGGTGAATTTGCATGCGAATATTAACTCTGTGATGGAAATTGATCAAGTGCTGCGCAATGGTGCCTCAGGCGTAGGCTTGTTCCGCACGGAATACGTATATATGGATCGCGATTCCTTGCCCAGCGAGGAGGAACAATTCGAGGTGTATCGCCACGCCGCGATTCAGCTCAAAGGTCGTCCAATCATCATTCGTACGCTTGATATTGGAGGCGACAAGAAGCTTGATTATATGCCGCTGGCCAAAGAAGATAATCCATTCTTAGGTTATAGAGCGATACGGATCTCGCTTGATCGTACGGATTTATTCATGACTCAGCTAAGAGCTATTCTAAGAGCAAGTCATTATGGCAATGTGAAAATTATGTATCCGATGATTACCTCATTGGGTGAAGTCCGTCGTGCTAAAGAGCTGCTTGAGAAAGCGAAAATGGATTTAAGCGCGCTTGGTATTCCGTTTAACGCCAATATTGAGGTGGGGCTTACCATTGAGGTACCAGCCGCGGCCATTATTGCGGACGTCCTTGCGAGGGAAGTGAATTTTATAAGTATTGGGACCAATGACCTTGTTCAGTATGTATTAGCAGTTGATCGCATGAATGAGAATATCGCGCACTTATATAATCCTTATCATCCAGCCGTTATTCGGCTGCTGAAGTCGGTTATTGATGCAGCGAAACGTGTAGGTATACCTGTAGGGGTATGTGGAGAGATGGCTGCCGATATTCGTGCACTTCCGATCTGGCTAGGTCTAGGTATAGAGGAGTTAAGCATTTCCGTTCAGACGCTGCTGCAAGTTAAACATCGCTTACTAAGCAGTGATTCTGCGGCATGCAAAGAGTTGGTGGACCGCATTTTACTGTGCGGCACAAGTGATGAAATCATTAACTTATTAGCGCAAACCGAACAAACTGAATCTATCATTGGAGGTAACTAG
- a CDS encoding type 1 glutamine amidotransferase domain-containing protein has product MELTGLKVLAFVDEEFEDLEMWYPVLRLREAGAIVDIVGPKAKTVYHGKYGVPITTDFAFDEVKSSDYIGLYVPGGWAPDKLRRYSDVLRLTQEFHADVKPIAQICHAGWVLISAKIVQGYTMTSTPGIRDDLENAGATWLDEEVVVDRNIISGRRPPDLPAFSKRFVDELVTFSKETGKVTLPSQRWQKLLC; this is encoded by the coding sequence ATGGAATTAACAGGGCTTAAAGTGCTTGCTTTCGTTGATGAAGAATTTGAAGATTTGGAAATGTGGTATCCTGTGCTTCGCTTGCGTGAAGCGGGCGCCATTGTAGACATTGTAGGTCCAAAAGCCAAAACTGTTTACCACGGCAAATATGGGGTTCCCATTACAACAGATTTTGCTTTCGATGAAGTGAAATCGTCCGATTATATCGGTCTTTATGTTCCTGGCGGGTGGGCCCCTGACAAGCTTCGCCGTTATTCAGACGTGCTGCGTCTTACACAAGAGTTCCATGCGGATGTGAAGCCAATCGCGCAGATTTGCCATGCAGGGTGGGTTCTAATCTCGGCGAAAATCGTACAAGGCTACACGATGACTTCGACACCAGGCATTCGTGATGATCTTGAAAATGCGGGAGCTACTTGGCTGGATGAAGAAGTTGTCGTGGATCGAAATATCATTTCAGGGCGTCGACCGCCAGATCTTCCAGCGTTTTCCAAACGTTTTGTGGATGAACTTGTCACATTCAGCAAGGAAACAGGCAAAGTAACTCTTCCCTCCCAGAGGTGGCAAAAACTACTATGCTGA
- the ccpA gene encoding catabolite control protein A: MTVTIYDVAREAGVSMATVSRVVNNNPNVKPQTRKKVFEAIERLGYRPNAVARGLASKKTTTVGVVIPDISNSIFAEVARGIEDIANMYHYNIILCNADKKKEKEIRVINTLLEKQVDGLLFMGGVVTEDHIQAFRTSSVPVVLCGTKDENQAMPSVDIDHEKAAFDAVNVLIEAGHRDIAMISGTLQDPANGFARYQGYKRALETAGIPVRDEYVRIGNYRYESSVDAVNYFLGLSPRPTAIFSATDEMAIGAIHTIQDNGLRVPEDVAVISVDNIRMASMVRPTLTTVAQPMYDIGAVSMRLLTKLMNKESTDNMQVILPHEIINRHSVKAQA, encoded by the coding sequence GTGACCGTAACCATTTATGATGTAGCAAGAGAAGCAGGCGTATCCATGGCAACCGTTTCTCGGGTCGTTAATAACAACCCGAACGTGAAGCCGCAAACGCGTAAGAAAGTTTTTGAAGCGATCGAAAGACTAGGCTACCGCCCGAATGCAGTTGCAAGGGGCTTGGCTAGTAAAAAAACGACGACTGTCGGCGTAGTTATTCCCGATATTTCGAACTCCATTTTTGCTGAAGTTGCTCGTGGGATTGAAGACATTGCGAATATGTATCACTACAATATTATCCTGTGTAATGCCGATAAGAAGAAAGAAAAAGAAATTCGTGTTATTAATACGCTTCTTGAGAAGCAAGTGGACGGCTTGCTGTTCATGGGGGGCGTCGTGACGGAGGATCACATTCAAGCTTTCCGTACGTCATCGGTTCCAGTTGTCCTTTGCGGTACGAAAGATGAGAACCAAGCGATGCCGTCGGTGGATATCGATCATGAGAAAGCTGCTTTTGATGCGGTCAACGTGTTGATTGAAGCAGGACATCGTGACATTGCGATGATTTCTGGTACGCTGCAAGATCCAGCGAATGGCTTTGCGAGATATCAAGGCTACAAGCGTGCGCTTGAAACGGCGGGTATTCCAGTACGTGATGAATACGTGCGCATCGGAAATTACCGTTATGAGTCCAGTGTGGACGCGGTGAATTACTTCCTAGGGCTTTCACCAAGACCGACAGCCATTTTCTCGGCGACGGATGAAATGGCGATTGGTGCTATTCATACGATCCAAGATAATGGACTGCGCGTTCCTGAAGATGTTGCCGTCATTAGTGTAGATAACATCCGCATGGCGTCTATGGTTAGACCTACATTAACGACAGTGGCTCAACCGATGTATGATATCGGTGCTGTTTCGATGCGTTTGCTGACGAAGTTGATGAACAAAGAATCAACGGATAATATGCAAGTGATTTTACCGCACGAAATCATTAACCGTCATTCTGTTAAAGCTCAAGCGTAA
- a CDS encoding 5'-methylthioadenosine/adenosylhomocysteine nucleosidase codes for MSWNKIALIGAMNEEIELLVAHMTDVRETVKAGITFREGTYFGKDVVVCRTGVGKVNAAVTTQILIDQFKVEAVIFTGVAGALAPELNIGDLVISTECVQHDMDVTALGYAKGVIPYEENSVFEADRTLVELAAVAGEKLFPGKVKQGRVLSGDQFIASREVVAGLHQELSGVCVEMEGASVAQVCGMNGIPYVVLRSMSDKADGSAHVNFAEFTVIASENSYKMVEEMIKQL; via the coding sequence ATGTCGTGGAACAAAATTGCTCTGATTGGGGCAATGAATGAAGAAATTGAGCTGCTTGTCGCCCACATGACCGATGTACGTGAAACCGTGAAAGCAGGTATTACGTTCCGTGAGGGAACTTATTTTGGTAAGGACGTTGTTGTATGCCGGACAGGTGTAGGTAAAGTAAATGCCGCGGTTACGACACAAATACTCATAGATCAATTCAAGGTTGAAGCGGTTATCTTTACAGGTGTGGCTGGGGCGCTGGCGCCTGAATTGAACATCGGTGATCTCGTTATTTCCACGGAATGCGTTCAGCACGATATGGATGTGACAGCACTGGGCTATGCAAAAGGTGTTATTCCTTACGAGGAGAACTCTGTTTTCGAAGCGGATCGCACGTTAGTTGAGCTGGCTGCTGTTGCAGGTGAGAAATTGTTCCCAGGGAAAGTGAAACAAGGGAGAGTTTTGTCTGGCGATCAATTCATCGCTAGCCGAGAGGTGGTAGCAGGCCTTCACCAAGAACTTAGCGGGGTTTGTGTGGAGATGGAAGGAGCCTCAGTCGCGCAGGTTTGCGGTATGAATGGAATTCCATACGTAGTCCTACGTTCGATGTCTGATAAAGCGGATGGCTCTGCGCATGTGAATTTCGCGGAGTTTACTGTTATCGCATCGGAGAATTCCTACAAGATGGTTGAAGAAATGATTAAACAGCTGTAA
- a CDS encoding acetoin utilization protein AcuC → MNTKSMYPVFIYDDQEIQYKFNDTHPFNQDRLIMTVDLLRKSGALADSAMMTSRSATDEELLRVHSAAYIEAVKALSALAPEERWVREAARFGLDTDDTPFFPGMHDITAKVAGGSITATELVMSGKAPHALHLGGGLHHALQSKGAGFCVYNDASAAIAYAKAAYGAKVLYIDTDVHHGDGVQWSFYADPRVGTFSIHETGKYLFPGTGAVNERGEGDAFGTSVNLPVEPYTEDDSWLECFGEVLTELIARFQPDVIISQHGCDAHAFDPLAHVHCSMRVYKAMPELIHSLAHQWCEGRWVALGGGGYDIWRVVPRAWSLLWLVMSEQAILGQLAAEPQLRLPQAWLDAWQSKSPVPLVETWMDPVEAWAPIPRRDVITEKNRHTKELAMLYLK, encoded by the coding sequence ATGAATACGAAGTCAATGTATCCTGTGTTTATTTATGACGATCAAGAAATTCAATATAAATTCAATGATACCCATCCCTTCAACCAAGATCGACTTATCATGACGGTAGACCTGCTGCGCAAGTCAGGCGCGCTTGCTGACAGCGCCATGATGACCTCTCGCTCCGCGACCGACGAAGAGCTGCTCCGCGTCCACTCCGCGGCCTATATTGAAGCGGTTAAGGCACTAAGCGCCTTGGCGCCTGAGGAACGTTGGGTGCGCGAAGCCGCCCGCTTCGGCCTGGACACGGACGACACCCCCTTCTTTCCGGGGATGCACGACATCACAGCCAAGGTAGCTGGAGGCTCCATCACAGCGACGGAGCTCGTCATGTCCGGCAAGGCGCCGCACGCCCTCCACTTAGGGGGAGGCCTGCATCACGCCCTGCAGAGCAAAGGCGCAGGCTTCTGCGTCTACAACGACGCCTCCGCCGCCATCGCGTATGCCAAAGCCGCATACGGCGCGAAGGTGCTGTACATCGACACGGATGTCCATCATGGCGATGGTGTGCAGTGGAGCTTCTATGCCGATCCGCGGGTTGGCACGTTCTCCATTCACGAGACGGGGAAATATTTATTCCCCGGCACAGGCGCCGTGAACGAACGCGGCGAAGGCGATGCGTTCGGAACTAGCGTGAACCTTCCGGTGGAGCCCTACACCGAAGACGACTCCTGGCTGGAATGCTTCGGCGAGGTGCTCACCGAGCTGATTGCCCGCTTCCAGCCAGACGTCATTATCTCGCAGCATGGGTGCGATGCCCATGCCTTCGACCCACTCGCGCATGTGCACTGCTCTATGCGCGTGTACAAGGCCATGCCCGAGCTCATCCACAGCCTTGCGCACCAATGGTGCGAAGGGCGGTGGGTCGCGCTCGGAGGCGGCGGTTACGACATCTGGCGTGTCGTACCACGGGCTTGGAGCCTGCTCTGGCTCGTGATGAGCGAGCAGGCGATCTTGGGTCAGCTGGCGGCGGAGCCCCAGCTGAGGCTGCCCCAGGCGTGGCTGGACGCCTGGCAGAGCAAGAGCCCCGTCCCGCTCGTGGAGACGTGGATGGACCCGGTCGAGGCTTGGGCGCCGATTCCAAGGCGCGACGTCATTACCGAGAAGAATCGCCATACCAAAGAGTTGGCGATGCTGTATTTGAAATGA
- a CDS encoding GNAT family N-acetyltransferase, with the protein MQHIKIYHSQLLSPANDQPNIIIEGPVPAEQLRELTMHSKLDAFRRPKEQLEALIEISELPEGRIILARDGDTIVGYVTFHYPDEIERWSQGNMKDLIELGAIEVADDYRSMGLGKKMIGLAFESEQMENVICFTTEYYWHWDLENSKLTVWEYRQMMEKLMKSVDMVWFATDDPEICSHPANCLMVRIGKQVPISSIEQFDRVRFQQRFMY; encoded by the coding sequence ATGCAGCATATCAAAATTTATCACTCACAGCTCCTAAGTCCTGCAAATGACCAGCCGAACATCATCATCGAAGGTCCTGTCCCAGCTGAACAGCTCCGGGAACTCACGATGCACAGTAAACTTGACGCGTTCCGACGCCCTAAAGAGCAGTTGGAAGCACTGATTGAAATTTCAGAATTGCCTGAGGGGCGCATTATTCTCGCTCGAGACGGCGATACGATCGTCGGGTATGTCACCTTTCATTATCCCGACGAAATTGAGCGCTGGTCTCAAGGAAATATGAAGGATTTAATAGAGCTCGGGGCGATTGAAGTCGCAGATGATTACAGATCTATGGGTCTAGGCAAAAAAATGATTGGCCTCGCTTTTGAAAGCGAGCAAATGGAAAATGTCATCTGTTTCACAACGGAATATTACTGGCATTGGGATCTGGAAAACAGCAAATTAACTGTTTGGGAATATCGTCAGATGATGGAAAAGTTGATGAAAAGCGTGGATATGGTCTGGTTCGCCACAGATGATCCCGAGATTTGCTCGCATCCTGCGAACTGTCTGATGGTGAGAATCGGCAAACAGGTTCCCATCTCTTCGATCGAGCAGTTTGATCGTGTCCGTTTCCAGCAGCGATTCATGTATTAA